The Mastomys coucha isolate ucsf_1 unplaced genomic scaffold, UCSF_Mcou_1 pScaffold20, whole genome shotgun sequence nucleotide sequence AGGTTTCTGACGGTTGTGGCCCAGTTCATGTATCACACCCCAAATACCACGTGATCTTATTTTGTACTCGCTAATGATGCCTTCCACTATACTAATTAGGCCCATGATGGGGTATCCAGAATGAAGAAAACCTGAGGAAAATACCAGGAAGTGAGAGGCAAAGTGACACATGTGATAACTTCTTGTAGTCTGCATCCCAGAAGACCTAGAGTGTGAGTAAGTTCACAAAGGCTCTACCCACTACCTAGGTTTATTGGCAGCCCATaaggctttcttctctttttcttggaCAGACTTTGACACCCATCTGCATTTCCCTGTGAGTGGTAGGTATATGTGGAACACACTGCTGACTGGCACCACtcattcttttctgtattttcagaTGGGTGATGCATGCATGTCATGAGGCCTTGTGTCTAGATGAGGAAAAATAGCAATAGTCTTCTTCAGGCTAGTCTTAATCTTAAGGAATTATTTTTGAAAGTCTGCCGATGGCAATTAGTTTTTATCATTGTTCCTTCCATACCTATTAGTTCTCCTGTTTTATTCAGCATTAACAACTCCTCTTGGCTCTGCTGAAAGCTACCAAGTACCCatctcttgtcttttctcttcccagtAGGAATACTGTTTTGTACATTGTgcaaagattatccttgtattattcaaatgctgatttctctgtccCCGCATCTGGCTGCAATCCAGACAGGGCACTGTAATGCTTGCTCTAAGTATTTCCTGCCTCAATGTTGTGCAAACATTGCTTctcatttattctctttattcGTCAATAAAAGCTTgtcagccaatggctgggcagaagagaaaatagggcTGGACTTCTGACTCCAGACAGGGgagcaagaaaagagagagagaaagagagagagagagaagaagaagaagaagaagaaggaggaggaggaggaggaggaggaggaggaggaggaggaggaggagggagggaggaagggagggagagagacagagagacagagagagacagagagaggcagagagaaccaCCATGAGGAGAGGGTTCAAAAGACATCATGGAAAAACACCTGGGTTAAAGAGAGACAAGtcaatactaaaatgcaagtgTCTTGGTGATTTGACTGGGAGATAGCCAGATTATCTTTGAGGATTAGAATAATTAATAACTGCCCAGTTATTGTGCTGTAAAGCTTATCAAATAAATCCTATAGTTTCTGTATTGTCTGTTTGGAAACTAGCTAGGATGGAGAAAAGATTATGACTTTTGGAAATGCGTTTTTACTTCCCCAACTTTGACCCTGTTTAATTATCTTCCTTGATGGTATGTGTAAAAAAAACTTACAGATTTTTGCTTTTCAGTCTTACTATCCTGTAACTCTTTGTATATTTGAGATTTAAATGATGTGGACTATGTCCCCTTCCCCTGCTGATCTCCATCAAATTATGTCAGTTCAATTGAAAGGCAACACTTAGAGCATTCCCATGAAGTACCTACCAAATGAAATCTGCTTGTCAAGTACGACTCTCTCAGCTCTTTGAAAAGGGAATGGCCGGGCTGCCAGCTTGGCTACAGCCTTTACCATCTTGTCCCAGAGTTGGAGCAGTGGGTAGGGGTCCTGAAGGACTTTGAGATTTACTGTTGGAATtgtcaggatgatattgtctGTGGCTAGTTCTCCCCATGGAGCTTTGCTGTATTTGATAAGATTTGTCCATTCCTCCTGGGTCGTCTTACCTGGAAATAAAAATTACGTAGCTAGGCCCATACCATTTTTTTCCCTGGATTTCAATTGTAGACCTTTAACTATAGACCACATGGAGAGATGCTTGGTAATAAATCTCCTTGGTCTTTCCTTGTCTCCTTTCAGACCTCCCAGAAGAGAGTGTATAGATTTCTTAGTCCACTTTCTGTCTTGTGACTTACCTTTCCCCCAATCACTCATTGCCTTCTCTCAAGCCAgatcccttctctccctctaggTTTTCCCCCAGCTTTATGTCCCATTATGAAACTGGGTCTCCTACTCACCCAGCCTGAAGTATGGAGCAGACACAGCCCCACTGATGGTGACAGATACATTATCCTGATTGTATTTGTCGGGTACCATGATGTAGAGAAGGCCCCCATAGAGCCAGGAGATGGATGTCTGGGGTGAAGTTAAGTGGTACACATAGGTCATCACAGGGGGACGGATATAAGTTTTTGCTTGGCTTATGTTGTCCGTGTGGCAGCCAATGAGGACCTATCATAGTAAGCATAAGTCTTCATGAGAATGACAAGTCCATTGTCtcttatatataattaaatgttgtcaAAGTTGGAGaactaaaaatacatttctaaaagtGATAATCTTTCACTATCCCAGCTAGTTCCCAAGTAAATAAGACAGAAACTataggatttgtgtgtgtgtgtgtgtgtgtgtgtgtgtgtgtgtgtgtgtgtgtaagaggccTGGTAGATGTAGAAAGAAGATAACCTCAGAATGATAAGTGTCTCatttcatacataaataaaatataagtaccATTTATCCATTTTCTTTAGGTCTCCCTTATCTGTTCATAAGCACTTGGGgcttaaaaaaagtaaaatgaattccAAGGTAAATATTGACTCAGAAAACACACTGCCTATGTCTATGCCATTTTCCTTGGGTCTCAGGAAAAGGGGACTATGGAAATGGTTTATGGAGTTGAAGCTTGGAAAATATTTGGATAGCATTTCAGATATCCCCCAGAGAGAAAAACAGTGGGAGAAGCTTTGATAGTAAGTACAAGATGGAGAGGTAATAAATGAAGTACATTTCTTAAGCATCTATTTTGTGCCACAATTTAGCTTTTTAGCTACTGTAGTGATCTTTGTCTATAAGATAAGTGTGTTTCTGACTTATACCTGGTGAAGCTGttggaaaaatctaaaatattcctgaagcaaggcaggaggatctacaCAGCAACTttcatgacagccagagctatatagagaagctctgtctcaaataagaaaataaagtgacTAGAAGAGGCTGTAAAGCTGCTACAGACATGTCAGAAGTCCAATACAAACGTTTTACCTTCAGCTTGGCATGAGTGGCTTCCCTGGGAAGTATTACTTGTGCAACCTGCCCTTCAGGTAGGTAGAGTCCAGTGCTCACCCAGGAGTTGTCATTGTCTGATGAGAGTCATAAGAAAGGTTGTAGTTTTTCCTTCTATGATTCTACCTTCTTCCAGAATTCCCCAAGTTCCCCCATCCCAGATCTTCCAGACCATCCTCAAACCACCCCAGCTGCCTGTGTTCCTAGACTTACCTTCACAAAAGActatagagaagaaagaagacgGACTTTAGGGGAAGAGCCCCATGAAGCGATGCTGAAGCTAACCAGCTTTCTTTCTCTAGTCCTGCGTGCCTAGggccctctctccatttcttacCCGTGCTTATTTTAATGGTCATTGGAGATTCCGTAGGAGGTAGTAAGGCGGGAGGAGGGAGTAGCTGCGATCTGTCCACTCCAGACTTGAATAATTCATAAGCCAGGGATAGCAGAAAAGCTTGAGAGCTGCCCCTTGTGATCGGGTGTTGTTCAGTCACACTTGGGAAGCCCTTGCTTTGGATCATTTTCAGGGCATGTTTCTTCACAGAGTCGTAGATGGAAATCCTCTGATGCGTCATTtgaaacatataaaaacaatCTTGTGAGAGCTTATTCAGCCAGCTCTCGTGTAAGCTACTCCCCTGACTATAGATGACGGACTCAATTTGGGACAGAGCTCTACGGATGTGATAGTTTATCACCTCAGGATTGGGGACTGGGAATCTGCCTCGTTGGGCCGCGTGGCTAATGATACCAAGGCCAAAGCGTTTAAGGACGATGTTATTTGGGTATTGAGTCATACAGTTCAAGCCTGGGTTCTTGCGTCCCCACAACCAGGCCTCTGCACCAACTAGCAAGCCTCCACCTTCTGCAACAAATTCCTCTACCTTTTCGGAATCTATATTGGCGAATGAGCAGCAGCAAAACACACTCAAGTCGTTGGTTAGAAGTTCTGTTTCACTCCACTGGAAACTGCTGTTTGGTAACATAGACTTCAGTGCTTTCATATCAGAAGCTAACCCAATTCTGCCTGTCTGGTTCCCCATCAGCCAGCGTAAAGCATTGAGCACAAATGGCAGCATAGTTTGATTAAGTATCAAACTCTCATGGCCCCCCAGCACTACCCGACCACGGCCATAGCGGGCAGCTGCAAGAAAGCAATTGAATGAATTGTCTACTCCCAAGGGAAATGCCCGCTGTCCATGCACAAGCAGCTGGGAGGGGACTGCCCCTGTCTCAATGTCCATCTCAGACATCCCTTTCAGGAGCTGCCGCTGGTCATACTTGAGCTCATCCTCGCACCTGAAAAGAGACAGTTCTCACATCAGTGTCTGCAAAAGAAGTGAGTTTGATATTGGTAGGTCAGCAGAGATCTCCCTGGACCTCAGCTCTCTTGGTCCAAAACCTTCAAGAGTGAACAGAAGAGAGTGATACTTTTACCGCACCATGATGCACCTTCAAATCATTTTTaactgggaggaaagggaaggtaagatgagaggaaaggaagaaaggaaagaaaattgaaaaaattgaTCACAgcaggtatgtgtgcatatgaataaTTACCAAAACAAAAGACTAAAAAACCATAACCAAATAGACAAAGCCAAAATACTGAGCAAAAGGTAAGAGGAAATAGTTACAACATgtaaaaaaagtcaaagaagtAGTATCTATAATAAAGTAAGAGCACTtaataatcaaaggaaaagaggaaaatagaaaaaaatgaaaaacaagcacTTCAAGAAAGAAGTGAGAATTTCTATACATTGGCAGTCAGAAAACGCAAATGAATAGTGACAATAATATCAATAATATCAAGCAAAAATTCATACTATTTAGTACTAGTATTAGCATAAGCTATATTTTGTTATAAGTTaatatggcattttaaaatggcaattttcaatttcaataaacatttcataaacaaatatttttgaatcCAGAATTCACCTCCTTAGACTAGGTGTGAAAACTTGAGTGTGATTTGAGGCAGATAGATACTCATGTGGAAACTTTAACAACAAATACTGATAATAACTTATACCTCTGCTGTCCTCCATCATGTGGTagttacttctttttgtttggtttggttcttgtttttcaatacagggtttctttgcatatCTCTGTCTGTTTTAAAAtctgctttgtagatcaggctagcctcagagatctgcctgtctctgctttcaaGTGCTGGGTTGGACCACCACCACTCAGCACTGTAGTTACTTTTTGGGGGGTCAAATGCATTGGGCAGTTAGTTGATCCAATCCTTCAGTCAAGGGAAATCcactatttttcaaatttatatctAATCTTTATGAAGAATCCTGCTCTATTATGGAAGAAGATGTTGCAGGCTGGCTCTAGCGATCTCACCACACTTTGTCACTCAGACACTACCTTCTCCTGATGGTTCTACTCTCTGCTCCAGGAGAGAGAATTTCCTGAATGTAAAGCTACACAGTTTATTCATGTCACATTTTCCTTGCTATCTCTGGGATAGTTTACATTGTACTTgtttgactgactgactgattgattcattcattgattgattgattgattgattgattgattgattcattcattcattcattcatgtttaGTCCCTATTTACAATGCCAGCTCCTGCACGATGTTCGAATAATACAATGGTAAGTAAAATAGacaaaattcctttttaaaatctctctgtgtgagaggttatgtatatatgcttgtTTACTAGTATGTATGTATCCATTTCTGTATGTAGACACAGACTTAAGAGTGTGAGTGCACATACATGGTTGACTGAAACTGATGTTTAGAagtcttccttgatcactctccATGTTATTTATTAAGGCTGGATCTCTCAGTTGAATTCAGATCTTACCTGTTTATGTAGCCCAGTAGAAAACTTCCTCCAGGGATCCCATATCTCTACCTCCTTCATACTGGGATTGTTGGATGGCCCCCATGATAACCTAGCATTTATGTGGTTGCTTGGGATTTAATTGTGGTCCTCACACTTGCTTGGGAAGCACTTTTTTtttggagccatctccccagacataaacaaacacaatttgtattttatatattttgtagacCTTTTTATAACTTACCTTTCAAGTTGTAGCCACTCATCTTCAACTACTTATGATGAGTAAGTAATTGAAATTGTAAATACAACAAAATACCCTTACCTCAAGGTAGTTAGTAACCAGTCTATACTAGAGAACGTAAGATATTGTTGCTTAACTACTCTGGTAGTTTGTATAAATATGGCCCCTATAAACTCAAGTATGGAATGACATTAGGGAATAGCActccttgttggagaaagtatgtcactggagtgggctttgaagtttcagaagctcaagccaggcccagagtcTTCCCTGTCCTGCTATCGGTCAatgtagatgtagaactctcagcttgttctccagcaccatctctgcCTGTGTGCTCCCATATACATTGTgacaataatggattaaacctctgaatgTGTTaaccagcccccaattaaatgttttcctttataaaagtttctgttgtcatggtgtctcttcatgcaATAAAACATTAACTAAGAAAACTACCATATGTGAAAATTGCATTAGTAGTTACAATTATTTCACTTTGTGATAGCCAATTTATCCATTGTTAGGCTGAAATCTCCTTTTAAAATAGGGTAATTGAACCATTATTTAACAAGAATGAGATTCCCATGAGGAAAGCATCACTTACTGGACATAGAGTCTGAGATTGGGTATCTCCTTAGAAACCTTGAACCAGTCTCTATTCCCACAGACATCTGTGAAATACACTCCAGCCACACTTGTCACCTGGTTTCCAGGAAAAATGGACAGCACTTTATCATGGCCATGGTGAGCAGCCCAGTTCACAGCCTGGCCTCCAATTAGCAAGCCTCCTCCATTCTTCAGGAACTGGATCAGCTTCTCAGTCAAGGTGTCGTTGTAGGCATCAATGCAATAAACTCCCAGAGCCTCTTTAGGTTCAGGCTGAACCAGTGCATTTATCCCAGAGTCACCTAGGATGTTAACTAATGATGCTAAGGAAGAATGCACTGCAATGGGAGCTCCTGGgcaggggcagagccagctcacCACATTGAGAAGAAATGGAACCAAGCCAGCATGCAGCAGGTAGCTCTCATGGGATACGACCACCAGGCGGCCTTGGCCATAGAAAGAGGCAGCAATGAGCACCTGGCCCTTGTCATTCACCATCACTGGGAAGGCAGCCTCACCAGTAAGGAGAAGTTCACTGGGAATGAGTTCTTTGGGAAGATCCCAACTGGTCACTCCATTTATGAGGGCTTCAAATGCAGCATCAGGAGTTGTTGCCATTGTTCTGCAGAGGAAGCATAGACTCAGGATGAATGAACAAAtgctaaataaatgaaagtaagaaGTGTTTTCACAGAGTCTTACACAATAAAGCCTGTACTCAAGCTTGAGAAGCTAGAATACTTACCTCTCCTTTGCTTTCATCTGAGGAGCTTCATCCTCAGGAAGTATTTTCGCTACTCAGTTATTTCTTGCTATTTCTTTCCTTACTTCCACCCAGATGTTCACTATGGCTTTCTACCATTGTCTTAGTTCTCCTCTCTTCTGGCCCCACGCTGCCCACCAGACACTTGTAGTTACAGCTACTCTTCATGTATAAGAGCTGTAATGATCTCCATGGCTGATCTCAGCCCAGACTTCTCTGGTACACACAAATACTTTGTTTTCATAAGCATATCAGTTCCAACTGCTATTTGTGAGGAATTGAGCTCATCTTTACCTTCTTAAAGGAACAAACATTTgaacttatttctttctttgtaaagaaGATACTATCAATCTTGAGAGGTTTGATGTAAAGGTTGATTTGTTTAGAGACTGTTGTAGGCATCTGTCAAAAGCTAACTCCTGCATGTTTATTAATCTCCCCAGTTGTTCAGAATAATGGGGAGCAGCATGATTTTAGAATCACATTTGCTCCCATCCTCTCTCCAACTTTAAACACCCCATCATCAAACTTTGCAAATTATCAATTACATCTCTTTTCACTACTGATGTCTCTAACATGTTCCAGGATCTTTAGATTTCAGGCACCTCCAGAATCACACAATCACGCAATGATCACGCAGACTCCTCCTCTGGTAAGAGATTTTCTGTGCTAGTTAGTTTTTACTGTCCAGTTGACACAACCTAGATCCACCTGGGAAAAGAATCACAATCAGGAATTATACGGATCAAGCTGGTCTGTGCATGTGTCTTGCGAGtggttgtcttgattgttaattgaagtggaaagacccaATTTGACTTCGAGAAGCACCATTTTGCATGATGGGTCCTGGACTATGTAAGAGTAGAGAAATCTACCTAGTTCTACAGCAAGCCAGTAGTAGACATGATGCACATATCTCCCTGTGTTCATGACTGTGGATGTGGTGTGACATCCTTAAGCCCCACCTCTGTGACATCCCTGACATGATGGACCGGAACCTGGAATTGTGAACTCAAATAAAACCTGCCTCCCCtatgttgctttttgtcagggtatttgtTAGTCCAAAAGACATATAACTAGAGATGGCTCCTCACTCCTGGGAAATAGGAACACtactttcagcccagggatgaaAGTCTGGGATTCTCTTTGCATGACTTTACAGCTTTATATTCCATTCTATTCTCAATAAAGACTCTGCTTAATAAATGAGGATttgacttgtgattttttttaagtctacagAGATCATTTCCTGTAAAATGCCATTCTCACCCCCCCCTTTTTGCTTTCTTACAATACTCATTTACTAACAAAGCCAGATAACAAAATTTCTGAGAATAGAGACTTGTTCTTAGAAAGTGTAGGGTATAGGATCTTTAGACTCAAAACATGGCTTTGATTCATTTTGAAGTCAGATTGTGAACAGGCCTTGCCTTCCCAGTGAGAGATAACTCTGCACACTTAGATATGAAGAAAAAGCTCTTTGCTAAAGCCTAGCTGGCTGGGGCTAATGTCCCAATAAGAATTAGGATTGAGCAAAAGGTTGTAACTTACATACACTAGGCTTATGCATTCTCTAAACACTGTCATCTTTAAATCTTCTTTGTCCTGGCCCCAGGTCATACTCTGAACAATTTAAACAGGAACAGGAGACTGCAAGTCTGGCTGCTTAGATAGGAGATTTACACAGCAAAGTTGTTGCCAAAATTATTTCTTACGGTCATCTTGTCCATCTGGTAGAATTATATTTTTCCTGATAAGAGCACAGGGGACTTAATAACTAGGACTTAATGATGATTGTGACCTAGTGCTGCCCTCCTTGAGCTACCCTTACAGGTATGACATTGGGGATGGTCATAATGGCTGCTTTTAAGTCAGGTCAGTCTTCTTTGTTATGGGAATAAACATGTAAATTCCAGCACCTTATATTGGGTTTATCTCTAACAGGGCTGGTTGGCATTCTTTGGGCTGTTTGGAGGCAGTGCTCCTTAAGCTAAATTCCACTTGTGTGACCTACTAATGTCTCCTAAGCAAATTTTTAGTAAATCCtttagagtagtggttctcaacctgtgggttgtgacacCTTTGTCAAACACCtctctttaaaagtatttacactataattcataacagtagcaaaattacacttataagGTAGCaacaccaaaaataattttatggctggggggtcaccacaacatgaggaactgttttaaagggtcacagcattaagaaggttgagaatcactgcttttctttgagtttcttctaCATCAGTATAGTACTGAGCAGCTTCCCAAAGACAAGTGAGCGAAGGGAGAGCTTTGTTCACTTTGAGAGGCAAGAAGGTCAGGCAAGACACTTCAGTTTCTGCACTAGCTCAACCTGTTAGCTATAGTTGATGACTGGTTTTCAGACAGTTAAAAGAGCTGCTTACCCCATGCAAGTTTCAGAAAGAACAGGCCTAAGACACTACCCCCTGCCATGCTCTTTCCATAGCTGTAGATTTGCCAGTATTCTACCTAGCACTTGGGTTCTTTGGACTGTTATTGAGGTAACCAGAGACATATGTAAAGAAACCTTTACTTGAACAAAGAAATGGGTAATGTCAATCAACAAATTCCAGGAGTAATACTGCTCATATTCAGCATCATTTCAGAAGGAAGTGTAAGTATTAGAGAAAGGTTTAAAAACTCATCTACTGTCTTTGCTTGAAGGTGGAAGGGTGTTTGGTTCCTCACATCTTAGGAAATCTTATCATAAATTCTAGATATGGCAGATCCAGTACAGAACTGGGGGAGAGGAACATACAGTCACCCACCTAATAATAGGAGATGGGAGGCCGTGCATAGGGTAGATAGATGTTCTACAAAAGCTGCTGACTTCAGCATTTGTAAGTGAGGGATGAAGAGAAGGCATCTTGGATGAAAGAGCATGGGTGGAGATTTGTGTTAGGGACATGGTACACATTCCTATTCAAAATCATTTAACAGGGTgggttagatggctcagtgaattaAGGTGCTTGCCAttaaacctgacaacctgagtatGCTATCTAAAATCTACATGGTGGAATGAGAGAAATGACTTTCaagaactgtcctctgacttccatatgggtatcacatctctctctctctgtctctgtctttctgtctctctctcctcttttctttcttttttttttacatcaataAAAACGTGGTTTTAATAAGAGTGGTTTAATTGTGGAAGCCAGCTGCTGAACAGAAGGGGTCCGCATAAAACGTTCGCCCTTGTGTAAGCCTGAGACATTTTATAGTAAAAACTATGACCACATGCTCCACTCAAGTGCTAAGATCCCAACACTTCATGGCGTCCTGCTGCAGGTCACAGTAGCAGAACAGAAAGTAATGGGAACACCACAGACTACCTGGGAGACACAGATGACTCAGCGCAAAACGCCAGGGGATTTACAGTGAAAAAacccatgcatatacatataaaaaatatgaaCCTCCAAAGTAGTACACAATACACCATTCAAATGCTTTAAAGCCATGTTTTATGCATATAGAGaaaatactcatttaaaaagTGGGCTTTGCCAAGGGTGGAGAGTGTTCTTGCAAATTGTGTGAGGAGGCAGCTACGGGAAAAGATATGCACAAGCATTAAATTAGTATAGGACATCCACTAATAAGCCATTAGTTAATATCAACACATCTTTGGGAATTGAAGATTTCACTTTTTTTGTATGTGGNNNNNNNNNNNNNNNNNNNNNNNNNNNNNNNNNNNNNNNNNNNNNNNNNNNNNNNNNNNNNNNNNNNNNNNNNNNNNNNNNNNNNNNNNNNNNNNNNNNNNNNNNNNNNNNNNNNNNNNNNNNNNNNNNNNNNNNNNNNNNNNNNNNNNNNNNNNNNNNNNNNNNNNNNNNNNNNNNNNNNNNNNNNNNNNNNNNNNNNNNNNNNNNNNNNNNNNNNNNNNNNNNNNNNNNNNNNNNNNNNNNNNNNNNNNNNNNNNNNNNNNNNNNNNNNNNNNNNNNNNNNNNNNNNNNNNNNNNNNNNNNNNNNNNNNNNNNNNNNNNNNNNNNNNNNNNNNNNNNNNNNNNNNNNNNNNNNNNNNNNNNNNNNNNNNNNNNNNNNNNNNNNNNNNNNNNNNNNNNNNNNNNNNNNNNNNNNNNNNNNNNNNNNNNNNNNNNNNNNNNNNNNNNNNNNNNNNNNNNNNNNNNNNNNNNNNNNNNNNNNNNNNNNNNNNNNNNNNNNNNNNNNNNNNNNNNNNNNNNNNNNNNNNNNNNNNNNNNNNNNNNNNNNNNNNNNNNNNNNNNNNNNNNNNNNNNNNNNNNNNNNNNNNNNNNNNNNNNNNNNNNNNNNNNNNNNNNNNNNNNNNNNNNNNNNNNNNNNNNNNNNNNNNNNNNNNNNNNNNNNNNNNNNNNNNNNNNNNNNNNNNNNNNNNNNNNNNNNNNNNNNNNNNNNNNNNNNNNNNNNNNNNNNNNNNNNNNNNNNNNNNNNNNNNNNNNNNNNNNNNNNNNNNNNNNNNNNNNNNNNNNNNNNNNNNNNNNNNNNNNNNNNNNNNNNNNNNNNNNNNNNNNNNNNNNNNNNNNNNNNNNNNNNNNNNNNNNNNNNNNNNNNNNNNNNNNNNNNNNNNNNNNNNNNNNNNNNNNNNNNNNNNNNNNNNNNNNNNNNNNNNNNNNNNNNNNNNNNNNNNNNNNNNNNNNNNNNNNNNNNNNNNNNNNNNNNNNNNNNNNNNNNNNNNNNNNNNNNNNNNNNNNNNNNNNNNNNNNNNNNNNNNNNNNNNNNNNNNNNNNNNNNNNNNNNNNNNNNNNNNNNNNNNNNNNNNNNNNNNNNNNNNNNNNNNNNNNNNNNNNNNNNNNNNNNNNNNNNNNNNNNNNNNNNNNNNNNNNNNNNNNNNNNNNNNNNNNNNNNNNNNNNNNNNNNNNNNNNNNNNNNNNNNNNNNNNNNNNNNNNNNNNNNNNNNNNNNNNNNNNNNNNNNNNNNNNNNNNNNNNNNNNNNNNNNNNTATTTACTTGCAGGAGTCTATCACTAAAGGGCCACAAGCATTCCTAAACCAACCGCTAGCTATACACCATGCTTCAAATGAAGACTAAGTGGGCGGCATGCAGGCCAAGGGAAAATCAAGAGTTACTGAGAAATCAAGCAGTTACTGCACAGGACTATCAGCAACAatcccccccccaacccttcAGACTAAAACCCTCAGTCCCTTTATCTTTTCCTAGAAGGGTATGCAATTTCTGTTGATTGTGTATCAGCACTTCCCAATCCCTGAACATCTTTCTTCGAATGTGACTCAAACTGAATACACTGAGTCTGGCTAATGTCGTCTGCCCCTCCTAACCTCTGTGACACACTCCTTTTAACACCATGCCTTCTTTTTTCACAATGGCCCCACGGTACTGGTTTCAATGTAGCTCATGAGCAATAatggctgtattttttttttcaaacactgtTTCTTTTGTATTCAGCCACCTCCTTATATGCTTATCGCTACCACATTTCTTCCAGGCGCATAACTACCTCTCCAATTTtcttaccttcctttcttcctttgttttttaaaagcatgatctctaacccaggctggcctc carries:
- the LOC116098083 gene encoding TRPM8 channel-associated factor 3 — translated: MATTPDAAFEALINGVTSWDLPKELIPSELLLTGEAAFPVMVNDKGQVLIAASFYGQGRLVVVSHESYLLHAGLVPFLLNVVSWLCPCPGAPIAVHSSLASLVNILGDSGINALVQPEPKEALGVYCIDAYNDTLTEKLIQFLKNGGGLLIGGQAVNWAAHHGHDKVLSIFPGNQVTSVAGVYFTDVCGNRDWFKVSKEIPNLRLYVQCEDELKYDQRQLLKGMSEMDIETGAVPSQLLVHGQRAFPLGVDNSFNCFLAAARYGRGRVVLGGHESLILNQTMLPFVLNALRWLMGNQTGRIGLASDMKALKSMLPNSSFQWSETELLTNDLSVFCCCSFANIDSEKVEEFVAEGGGLLVGAEAWLWGRKNPGLNCMTQYPNNIVLKRFGLGIISHAAQRGRFPVPNPEVINYHIRRALSQIESVIYSQGSSLHESWLNKLSQDCFYMFQMTHQRISIYDSVKKHALKMIQSKGFPSVTEQHPITRGSSQAFLLSLAYELFKSGVDRSQLLPPPALLPPTESPMTIKISTDNDNSWVSTGLYLPEGQVAQVILPREATHAKLKVLIGCHTDNISQAKTYIRPPVMTYVYHLTSPQTSISWLYGGLLYIMVPDKYNQDNVSVTISGAVSAPYFRLGKTTQEEWTNLIKYSKAPWGELATDNIILTIPTVNLKVLQDPYPLLQLWDKMVKAVAKLAARPFPFQRAERVVLDKQISFGFLHSGYPIMGLISIVEGIISEYKIRSRGIWGVIHELGHNRQKPGWTFPPHTTEALCNLWSIYVHETVLHIPREQAHPSLNPELRKQRIKDHLNKGAPLSNWIVWTALETYLQLQEGFGWEPFIQLFADYQTLSGLPQNNEDKMNLWVKKFSEVVHKNLAPFFKAWGWPVKYTVAKSLASLPEWQENPMKMYTAEGTECRE